Proteins from a single region of Haloterrigena alkaliphila:
- a CDS encoding PAS domain S-box protein encodes MTESSSDGDDDPSESNPPTDPDFPVEFSLDVRQLTGLVSDQTVALLDPEGRVGTWNESARRLTGYEEDEVVGRHYRLFFPVGRREQGVPERLLERARTEGKAEEQGWRLRNDGSRLWAREVIAPIRTDDVDIEAESDADSADDDDENGDLVGYAWLLHDRTPEYEREQKLREQQTFTESVFAAQPDIVYVFDVEGNYLQWNDRVPEVTGYTEAELAEMEPLEFIAPEHREQIAEAIERILEEDEYVTREADLLTKDGERIPYEFNTARISDDDGTTLGFTGVGRDVSDRKERERELREEKALTESIFEAQPDLLYAYDADGGLIHWNDRLEELTELESDELEGREPLEFIAPPDRDRIAEAIDRIMTEGERVTEEGRLVTGEGEYVPYEFNSARITGEDGAVLGFTGVGRDISDRKARERELERLERLNATIRTIDETMVAAESRDEVESAIVDAFAAAEAYRFAVIGRVDTAPANAERRWEAQAWTGIDQDGAADALQSFADPPTGAGESPLETGRVQCYRNLRDSDVDRWRDHARDREYGAVAVVPIVASGRTFGLLLVAAEKGSAFTDREREVLQEFGGTIGHAINAMIVRRLLYQDTVVELEFESTDRQEICIDLSARLDCRLSLEHVLSLTDETFVYYVTVTECDPDRVRSFAAEHGGVDEFRSIDTGGEESHWELVVRGPTITGLLADYGARMRSMIVDEGVSNAVVHVSPDVDVRDLVGAVTATYPETELRSKRTVERPVETSGDFRRRVQDELTDKQQTALEAAYYGGYFEWPTRTSDASEIADRLGIARQTFHQHLRVAQEKLFSAYFAE; translated from the coding sequence ATGACGGAGTCATCGTCGGACGGGGACGACGATCCGAGCGAATCGAACCCGCCAACGGATCCCGATTTCCCCGTCGAGTTCAGCCTCGACGTGCGACAACTCACCGGCCTCGTCAGCGATCAGACCGTCGCGTTGCTTGATCCCGAGGGGCGCGTCGGAACGTGGAACGAGAGTGCGCGCCGCCTCACTGGCTACGAGGAAGACGAAGTCGTCGGGCGCCACTACCGGCTGTTTTTCCCGGTCGGCCGGCGCGAGCAGGGGGTCCCGGAACGACTCCTCGAGCGGGCGCGGACCGAAGGGAAAGCCGAGGAGCAGGGGTGGCGGCTCCGGAACGACGGCAGCAGGCTCTGGGCACGGGAGGTGATCGCGCCGATTCGAACGGACGACGTCGACATCGAGGCCGAGAGCGACGCCGATTCGGCCGACGATGACGACGAAAACGGCGATCTCGTGGGGTACGCGTGGCTTCTCCACGACCGGACGCCGGAGTACGAACGCGAGCAGAAACTCCGGGAGCAACAGACCTTCACGGAGAGCGTCTTCGCGGCTCAGCCGGACATCGTCTACGTCTTCGACGTGGAGGGTAACTACCTCCAGTGGAACGATCGAGTCCCGGAAGTGACGGGCTACACGGAGGCCGAACTGGCCGAGATGGAGCCCCTCGAGTTCATCGCGCCGGAACACCGCGAGCAGATCGCCGAGGCGATCGAACGGATTCTCGAGGAAGACGAGTACGTCACCAGGGAGGCGGACCTCCTCACGAAAGACGGTGAGCGGATCCCCTACGAATTCAACACCGCCCGGATCTCCGACGACGACGGGACGACCCTCGGTTTCACCGGCGTCGGCCGCGACGTCAGCGATCGCAAGGAACGCGAGCGCGAACTCCGCGAGGAGAAGGCCCTGACCGAGAGCATCTTCGAGGCGCAGCCGGACCTCCTCTACGCCTACGACGCCGACGGAGGCCTGATTCACTGGAACGATCGCCTCGAAGAGCTCACCGAGCTCGAATCCGACGAACTCGAGGGCAGGGAGCCCCTCGAGTTCATCGCGCCGCCGGACCGAGACCGAATCGCCGAGGCCATCGACCGGATCATGACCGAAGGGGAACGCGTCACCGAGGAGGGGCGACTCGTGACGGGCGAGGGGGAGTACGTCCCCTACGAGTTCAACAGCGCCCGGATCACCGGCGAGGACGGGGCGGTCCTCGGCTTCACCGGCGTGGGCCGCGACATCAGCGACCGCAAGGCGCGCGAGCGCGAACTCGAGCGCCTCGAGCGCCTCAACGCGACGATCCGAACGATCGACGAGACGATGGTCGCGGCGGAGAGCCGGGACGAGGTCGAATCCGCGATCGTCGACGCGTTCGCGGCCGCCGAGGCGTACCGGTTCGCCGTCATCGGACGGGTCGACACGGCGCCGGCGAACGCCGAGCGACGGTGGGAGGCCCAGGCGTGGACGGGTATCGACCAGGACGGAGCCGCGGACGCCCTGCAGTCGTTCGCCGACCCGCCGACCGGTGCGGGCGAGTCGCCCCTGGAAACGGGGCGCGTCCAGTGTTATCGCAACCTCCGTGACAGCGACGTCGACCGCTGGCGCGACCACGCTCGCGACCGCGAGTACGGGGCGGTCGCCGTCGTCCCGATCGTCGCGAGCGGGCGCACCTTCGGCCTGCTCCTCGTCGCCGCCGAGAAGGGGTCCGCGTTTACCGATCGCGAGCGGGAAGTCCTCCAGGAGTTCGGCGGGACGATCGGCCACGCGATCAACGCGATGATCGTCCGTCGACTCCTCTATCAGGACACCGTCGTCGAACTCGAGTTCGAGTCGACCGACCGGCAGGAGATCTGTATCGATCTCTCGGCGCGACTGGACTGCCGGCTGAGTCTCGAGCACGTGTTGTCGCTGACCGACGAGACGTTCGTCTACTACGTCACCGTCACCGAATGCGATCCGGATCGCGTTCGATCGTTCGCCGCCGAGCACGGTGGCGTCGACGAGTTCCGCAGCATCGACACCGGCGGCGAGGAGAGTCATTGGGAACTCGTGGTCCGCGGGCCGACCATCACCGGCCTGCTCGCGGACTACGGCGCGCGAATGCGCTCGATGATCGTCGACGAGGGCGTCTCGAACGCCGTCGTCCACGTGAGTCCCGACGTCGACGTTCGGGATCTGGTCGGCGCGGTGACGGCGACCTACCCGGAGACGGAACTGCGGTCGAAACGGACCGTCGAACGGCCGGTCGAGACCAGCGGCGATTTCCGACGCCGGGTGCAAGACGAGTTGACCGACAAGCAACAGACCGCGCTCGAGGCCGCCTACTACGGCGGCTACTTCGAGTGGCCGACCCGGACCAGCGACGCGAGCGAAATCGCCGACCGGCTCGGGATCGCTCGGCAGACCTTCCACCAGCACCTTCGGGTCGCACAGGAGAAACTCTTCTCGGCGTACTTCGCCGAGTGA
- a CDS encoding D-aminoacyl-tRNA deacylase, whose protein sequence is MTDLAIVESRADRASVHVCDRLRDLADWEPLEDDSQPAADGGGTYYQLEGAELRSVDDLHIELESPAEVFDCDPDLLVFASRHSGDTGALLTGHFTGNFGPAEFGGEDDAVADAAPNALARLLEAFDEHAPAGYDVGMECTHHGPTEVGCPSLFAELGSGDEQWDDPAGAEAVARAILELRGVDPHRTRAVVGFGGNHYAPRFERVVRETPWAVGHVAADWALEAMGHPTAHREVLADAFEASAAEIALLEGDWPVLEETLGELGYRIVSETWLREVGDRSLELVDAVEADLGAVDDGTRFGDRRTDEFAVAEFSGDLIDAAEGVDPDRVREIVETHTVAFETENGGSRVGSRVAVPAADADDARARIVTELAAVLEAKYDAVTVTDDAVVAERTAFDPALAREAGVPEGPKFGALADGESVTVDGEPIDPADVRTEKTDRFSR, encoded by the coding sequence ATGACCGACCTCGCTATCGTCGAGAGCCGGGCCGACCGCGCGTCGGTCCACGTCTGTGATCGACTCCGCGATCTCGCCGACTGGGAGCCCCTCGAGGACGACTCTCAACCCGCGGCCGACGGCGGCGGGACCTACTACCAGCTCGAGGGCGCCGAGTTGCGATCCGTCGACGACCTCCACATCGAACTCGAGTCGCCCGCCGAGGTCTTCGACTGCGACCCCGACCTGCTGGTCTTCGCCTCGCGCCACTCCGGCGACACGGGGGCGCTCCTGACGGGTCACTTCACGGGGAACTTCGGCCCGGCCGAGTTCGGGGGCGAGGACGACGCCGTCGCCGACGCCGCTCCGAACGCGCTCGCGCGCCTGCTCGAGGCCTTCGACGAGCACGCGCCGGCCGGATACGACGTGGGAATGGAGTGTACCCACCACGGCCCCACCGAGGTCGGCTGCCCCTCGCTGTTCGCGGAACTGGGTAGCGGCGACGAGCAGTGGGACGACCCCGCCGGCGCCGAGGCGGTCGCCCGCGCGATCCTCGAGTTGCGGGGCGTCGACCCACACCGCACCAGAGCGGTCGTCGGCTTCGGCGGCAACCACTACGCCCCGCGATTCGAGCGCGTCGTCCGCGAGACGCCGTGGGCGGTCGGCCACGTCGCCGCCGACTGGGCGCTCGAGGCGATGGGGCACCCGACGGCCCACCGCGAGGTCCTCGCGGACGCCTTCGAGGCCAGCGCGGCCGAGATCGCGCTCCTCGAGGGCGACTGGCCCGTGCTCGAGGAGACGCTCGGGGAACTCGGATACCGGATCGTCAGCGAGACCTGGCTGCGCGAGGTCGGCGATCGATCGCTCGAACTCGTCGACGCGGTCGAGGCCGATCTGGGCGCGGTCGACGACGGAACTCGCTTCGGCGACCGGCGCACCGACGAGTTCGCCGTCGCCGAGTTCTCCGGCGATCTGATCGACGCCGCGGAGGGAGTCGACCCCGACCGCGTCCGCGAGATCGTCGAGACCCACACCGTCGCCTTCGAGACCGAAAACGGGGGGAGCCGCGTCGGATCGCGCGTGGCGGTTCCGGCCGCGGACGCGGACGACGCCAGAGCGCGGATCGTCACGGAACTGGCCGCCGTCCTCGAGGCGAAGTACGACGCGGTGACCGTGACGGACGACGCGGTCGTCGCCGAGCGGACGGCGTTCGATCCGGCGCTGGCGCGCGAGGCCGGCGTCCCAGAGGGGCCGAAGTTCGGCGCGCTCGCGGACGGCGAGTCGGTCACGGTCGACGGCGAACCGATCGATCCGGCGGACGTTCGCACCGAGAAGACCGATCGTTTCTCTCGGTGA
- the ftsZ gene encoding cell division protein FtsZ: MDSIIDDAIDEAETGEPSEAPDDAPPQDGQSPTGGESNQTGTMTDDELEDVLQDLQTDITVVGCGGAGGNTINRMEEEGIHGAKLVAANTDVQHLVEIEADTKILMGKEKTSGRGAGSLPQVGEEAALESQQDIYDAIDGSDMVFVTAGLGGGTGTGSAPVVAKAAREAGALTISIVTTPFTAEGEVRRTNAEAGLERLRDVSDTVIVVPNDRLLDSVGKLPVRQAFKVSDEVLMRSVKGITELITKPGLVNLDFADVRTVMERGGVAMIGLGESDSEAKAEDSVKTALRSPLLDVDISGASSALVNVTGGNDMAIEEAEGVVEEIYDRIDPDARIIWGTSIDESLEGSMRTMIVVTGVESPQIYGRPDGEAVQPETPGEGDDIDFVE, from the coding sequence ATGGACTCCATCATCGACGATGCCATCGACGAGGCCGAGACCGGGGAGCCCTCGGAGGCCCCGGACGACGCCCCGCCACAGGATGGCCAGTCGCCGACCGGAGGCGAATCGAACCAGACGGGAACGATGACCGACGACGAACTGGAGGACGTCCTCCAGGACCTCCAGACCGACATCACGGTCGTCGGCTGCGGCGGCGCCGGCGGCAACACCATCAACCGGATGGAAGAGGAAGGTATCCACGGCGCGAAACTCGTCGCCGCGAACACCGACGTCCAGCACCTCGTCGAAATCGAGGCCGACACCAAGATTCTGATGGGGAAAGAGAAGACCAGCGGCCGCGGCGCCGGCTCGCTCCCCCAGGTCGGCGAAGAGGCGGCCCTCGAGAGCCAGCAGGACATCTACGACGCCATCGACGGCTCGGACATGGTCTTCGTCACGGCCGGCCTCGGCGGCGGAACCGGGACCGGGTCCGCGCCCGTCGTCGCGAAGGCCGCCCGCGAGGCCGGCGCGCTGACGATCTCGATCGTCACGACGCCCTTCACCGCCGAAGGTGAAGTCCGCCGAACCAACGCCGAAGCGGGCCTCGAGCGCCTGCGCGACGTGAGCGACACCGTGATCGTCGTCCCCAACGACCGCCTGCTCGACTCGGTCGGCAAACTGCCCGTCCGGCAGGCGTTCAAGGTCAGCGACGAGGTGCTGATGCGCTCGGTGAAGGGCATCACGGAACTCATCACGAAACCCGGCCTCGTCAACCTCGACTTCGCCGACGTTCGGACCGTCATGGAACGCGGCGGCGTCGCGATGATCGGCCTCGGCGAGTCCGACTCGGAGGCGAAGGCGGAGGATTCGGTCAAAACGGCGCTCCGCTCGCCGCTGCTCGACGTCGACATCTCGGGTGCGAGTTCCGCCCTCGTCAACGTCACCGGCGGCAACGACATGGCCATCGAAGAGGCCGAAGGCGTCGTCGAGGAGATCTACGACCGGATCGACCCCGACGCCCGCATCATCTGGGGGACCTCGATCGACGAGAGCCTCGAGGGCAGCATGCGGACGATGATCGTCGTCACCGGCGTCGAGTCGCCCCAGATCTACGGCCGCCCGGACGGCGAGGCCGTCCAGCCCGAGACGCCGGGCGAGGGCGACGACATCGACTTCGTCGAGTAA
- a CDS encoding rubrerythrin family protein: MDADEFRRSVEESMAVELERLGSSKLLVALTDAELTEEMVLRTAANSERAAVDTFEAWVDGADHDDARAAFTDCRDEEREHYDRVAALLEGEHEVDTADGGPMHDRLRSLETDTARLGGLVGRSLVGERTHLQVVSFFVNEGDERRADVFRELRTETAAQGDRALEVLEELSDSEEEWDRARTAAEEVIDVAYESYAQSLDDLGLDPKPIC, from the coding sequence ATGGACGCCGACGAATTCCGACGATCGGTCGAGGAATCGATGGCCGTCGAACTCGAGCGTCTCGGGTCGTCGAAACTCCTCGTCGCGCTCACCGACGCGGAACTAACCGAGGAGATGGTCCTCCGAACGGCCGCGAACAGCGAACGCGCCGCCGTGGACACGTTCGAGGCGTGGGTCGACGGCGCGGATCACGACGACGCGCGGGCGGCGTTCACCGACTGTCGCGACGAGGAGCGCGAGCACTACGACCGGGTCGCGGCCCTGCTCGAGGGCGAACACGAGGTCGATACCGCGGACGGGGGTCCGATGCACGACCGCCTTCGATCGCTCGAGACGGATACGGCTCGCCTCGGCGGACTCGTCGGTCGATCGCTGGTCGGCGAACGGACGCACCTGCAGGTCGTGAGCTTCTTCGTCAACGAGGGCGACGAGCGCCGCGCCGACGTCTTCCGGGAGCTGCGGACCGAAACCGCGGCGCAAGGCGACCGAGCGCTCGAGGTGCTCGAGGAGCTCAGTGACAGCGAGGAGGAGTGGGATCGCGCACGGACGGCCGCCGAAGAAGTGATCGACGTCGCCTACGAGTCGTACGCGCAGTCATTGGACGACCTCGGCCTCGATCCGAAGCCGATCTGTTGA
- a CDS encoding MBL fold metallo-hydrolase, translating into MTDRSDADERSTDEPPSIAPETLADRLRSGDDLTVLDVRDRDEFERWHLEGEGIEAVQIPHMKFIQAQATGGVIDLVADLGEPIVAVCGRGEASAYAVGLLREAGVDAANLAGGMDAWADLYLARELEVDAPATVVQYDRPSSGCLSYAIYSNGEVAVIDPLRAFADRYVDDAADRNATIEYAIDTHVHADHVSGVRTLGDRAGAESVVPVGATDRGLAFDASTVEHGDELRIGDATLTAVATPGHTTESVSYRLGDLLFTGDTLFLEGVGRPDLEESAAQRAADSRVARDSKSSSNRASGPEAREQTVKPRDGDEGAADIARELYETLRDRLESVPNTTTIAPGHYSPAAEPQGNGTYTARLGALRERLEAFSMDEAAFVERATSDLPPRPANHERIVAVNLGREEVDRETAFELELGPNNCAVAD; encoded by the coding sequence ATGACCGACCGGAGCGACGCCGACGAGCGATCGACCGACGAACCCCCCTCGATCGCTCCCGAGACGCTGGCCGACCGACTGCGATCCGGCGACGACCTGACCGTCCTCGACGTCCGCGACCGCGACGAGTTCGAACGGTGGCACCTCGAGGGCGAGGGGATCGAGGCCGTCCAGATTCCGCATATGAAGTTCATCCAGGCTCAGGCCACGGGCGGCGTGATCGATCTCGTGGCCGACCTCGGGGAACCGATCGTCGCGGTCTGTGGCCGCGGGGAAGCGAGCGCCTACGCCGTCGGACTCCTCCGAGAGGCGGGCGTCGACGCGGCCAACCTCGCCGGCGGGATGGACGCCTGGGCCGACCTGTACCTCGCCCGCGAACTCGAGGTCGACGCGCCGGCGACGGTCGTTCAGTACGATCGGCCCTCGAGCGGCTGTCTCTCCTACGCGATCTATAGCAACGGCGAGGTAGCGGTGATCGACCCGCTCCGCGCGTTCGCCGACCGGTACGTCGACGACGCAGCCGATCGGAACGCGACGATCGAGTACGCGATCGACACGCACGTCCACGCGGACCACGTCAGCGGCGTTCGGACCCTCGGGGACCGGGCCGGTGCGGAGTCGGTCGTCCCCGTAGGCGCCACGGATCGCGGCCTCGCGTTCGACGCGTCGACGGTCGAACACGGGGACGAACTGCGAATCGGCGATGCGACGCTGACTGCGGTAGCGACGCCGGGCCACACCACCGAGTCGGTCTCGTACCGGCTCGGCGACCTCCTGTTCACCGGCGACACGCTCTTCCTCGAGGGGGTCGGCCGACCGGACCTCGAGGAGAGCGCGGCGCAACGCGCCGCGGACAGTCGAGTAGCGAGGGACTCCAAGAGTTCCTCGAACCGTGCGAGCGGGCCAGAGGCCCGCGAGCAGACGGTGAAACCGCGAGACGGCGACGAGGGAGCGGCCGACATAGCCCGAGAGCTGTACGAGACGCTACGCGATCGACTCGAGAGCGTTCCGAATACGACGACGATCGCTCCGGGCCACTACAGCCCCGCCGCCGAACCCCAGGGGAACGGAACGTACACCGCACGCCTCGGCGCGCTCCGTGAGCGGCTCGAGGCGTTCTCGATGGACGAGGCTGCGTTCGTCGAGCGCGCGACGAGCGATCTCCCGCCGCGGCCGGCCAACCACGAGCGCATCGTCGCCGTCAATCTCGGCCGCGAGGAGGTCGACAGGGAGACGGCGTTCGAACTCGAGCTCGGGCCGAACAACTGCGCGGTCGCCGATTGA
- a CDS encoding 2Fe-2S iron-sulfur cluster-binding protein: MTEYTVEFVGTGETITCSDTETILSRCLEEGIAQEYSCRVGMCLACSAEILEGEVTQPAARGLTEEEAENYALTCMARPQSDLKLDRGKYPPSIESDLEAEGSSAGAAADD, translated from the coding sequence ATGACTGAGTACACGGTCGAGTTCGTCGGGACGGGTGAGACGATCACCTGTTCGGACACGGAGACGATTCTCAGCCGGTGTCTCGAGGAGGGCATCGCCCAGGAGTACTCGTGTCGCGTGGGGATGTGTCTGGCCTGTTCGGCCGAAATTCTCGAGGGCGAGGTCACCCAGCCCGCGGCCCGCGGACTCACCGAGGAGGAGGCGGAGAACTACGCGCTGACCTGTATGGCGCGCCCGCAGTCGGATCTGAAACTCGACCGCGGGAAGTACCCGCCGAGCATCGAGAGCGACCTCGAGGCCGAGGGCTCGAGCGCCGGCGCCGCGGCCGACGACTGA
- a CDS encoding geranylgeranyl reductase family protein, which translates to MSTQEQSATATSETDAPDVVVVGAGTAGCYAAATVAREGYDVVVLERKSEEEAGHIACGDALKGADAFPESIPKSQIESAFTNTGVDHGRFEIPQEDTVLEIPIPGELAVIDRWEYGRLIIEGAADAGAEFHYDTVVKNVTQADDSRVTGVEAIRKGEPRRYEADVVIDAAGSLSVLQDNVDFSTSTFDTNVNYSHFCSAYREIVHVDEPVEWHDALVFKPTERAAGYLWYFPRTETEINAGLGFQMTEEPMKLVDDLKRDLENRPEFAGAAVEDKLGAALPTRRPYDSAVHPGYMAVGDAAGHVNPTTGGGIAGAAYAGKYAAEAAIEGLETGDVGEKALWEYNERVMDHFGARYAALDVYNILSTAVDVDDLMGLLAAMPGEKLAEALYSGSTSIGPKLALESLYKSRDHWGTIWNLFQTKRRADDLLELYEHYPNHPAALEHWQQRRDDVMEAIYETTGADPKY; encoded by the coding sequence ATGAGTACGCAGGAGCAGTCGGCGACCGCGACGTCCGAGACGGACGCGCCGGACGTCGTCGTCGTCGGCGCGGGGACCGCAGGGTGTTACGCCGCAGCGACCGTCGCGCGCGAGGGGTACGACGTCGTCGTCCTCGAGCGCAAGTCCGAGGAAGAGGCGGGCCACATCGCCTGCGGGGACGCGCTGAAGGGCGCCGACGCCTTCCCCGAGTCGATTCCGAAATCGCAGATCGAGTCCGCGTTCACCAACACGGGCGTCGATCACGGCCGCTTCGAGATCCCGCAGGAGGATACGGTCCTGGAGATTCCGATCCCCGGCGAACTTGCGGTCATCGACCGCTGGGAGTACGGCCGCCTGATCATCGAGGGCGCGGCGGACGCGGGCGCCGAGTTCCACTACGATACGGTCGTGAAGAACGTCACGCAGGCCGACGACAGCCGTGTGACTGGCGTCGAGGCGATCCGGAAGGGCGAGCCCCGACGCTACGAGGCCGACGTGGTGATCGACGCCGCGGGGTCGCTGTCGGTCCTGCAGGACAACGTCGACTTCTCGACGTCGACGTTCGACACCAACGTCAACTACAGCCACTTCTGCTCGGCCTACCGCGAGATCGTCCACGTCGACGAACCGGTCGAGTGGCACGACGCGCTCGTGTTCAAGCCGACCGAGCGCGCGGCGGGCTACCTCTGGTACTTCCCGCGGACCGAGACGGAGATCAACGCCGGACTCGGCTTCCAGATGACCGAGGAACCCATGAAACTGGTCGACGACCTCAAACGCGACCTCGAGAATCGCCCCGAGTTCGCCGGCGCAGCGGTCGAGGACAAACTCGGCGCCGCCCTCCCCACCCGGCGGCCCTACGACTCCGCGGTCCACCCGGGCTACATGGCCGTCGGCGACGCCGCGGGTCACGTCAACCCCACCACCGGCGGCGGCATCGCGGGCGCCGCCTACGCCGGCAAGTACGCCGCCGAAGCGGCGATCGAGGGCCTCGAGACCGGCGACGTCGGCGAGAAGGCGCTCTGGGAGTACAACGAGCGGGTGATGGACCACTTCGGCGCGCGCTACGCCGCCCTGGACGTCTACAACATCCTCTCGACGGCCGTCGACGTCGACGACCTGATGGGGCTACTCGCCGCCATGCCCGGCGAGAAACTCGCGGAGGCGCTGTACTCCGGCAGCACGAGCATCGGCCCGAAACTCGCCCTCGAGAGCCTCTACAAGAGCCGCGACCACTGGGGCACCATCTGGAACCTCTTCCAGACCAAGCGCCGCGCCGACGACCTGCTCGAACTCTACGAGCACTACCCGAACCATCCCGCCGCCCTCGAGCACTGGCAGCAGCGCCGCGACGACGTGATGGAGGCCATCTACGAGACGACCGGGGCTGACCCTAAATACTAA
- a CDS encoding DUF4397 domain-containing protein: MARNQTRRQALTLIGATGAAALAGCMGGDDGTSDDEMTDDSGENDTGTGDEMTNETEGDAMNGSAAGVRVAHLSPDAPNVDVYVDGDAVLEDVPYRTISDYLELAPGTYEVMITAAGDAETVVFDDEVEVGEGDYTVAALGEVADENQPFAPAVLEDDLGDPGEDARLRLVHASPDAPAVDVTVGDGETVLVENVAFGDAAAVEVAPDAYTLEVRPATDANDGEVVATFDVEPAAGGVYSAFAVGYLEPESAPADAPFDLEVVVDHESEEN; the protein is encoded by the coding sequence ATGGCACGAAACCAGACGCGAAGACAAGCACTGACTCTCATCGGCGCCACCGGGGCCGCCGCGCTCGCCGGCTGTATGGGCGGGGACGACGGAACGAGCGACGATGAGATGACCGACGATAGCGGGGAGAACGACACCGGAACCGGCGACGAAATGACTAACGAGACCGAAGGCGACGCGATGAACGGAAGCGCCGCCGGCGTCCGCGTCGCCCACCTCTCGCCGGACGCGCCGAACGTCGACGTCTACGTCGACGGCGACGCCGTCCTCGAGGACGTCCCCTACCGAACGATCAGCGACTACCTCGAACTGGCGCCCGGCACGTACGAAGTGATGATCACGGCCGCCGGCGACGCCGAGACCGTGGTCTTCGACGACGAGGTCGAGGTCGGCGAGGGCGACTACACCGTCGCCGCTCTGGGCGAAGTGGCCGACGAGAACCAGCCGTTCGCCCCGGCCGTCCTCGAGGACGACCTGGGCGACCCCGGCGAGGACGCCCGACTCCGACTCGTCCACGCGTCGCCTGACGCCCCCGCGGTCGACGTCACGGTCGGCGACGGCGAGACGGTGCTCGTGGAGAACGTCGCCTTCGGCGACGCGGCCGCCGTCGAGGTCGCTCCCGACGCGTACACGCTCGAGGTCCGACCCGCGACCGACGCGAACGACGGCGAAGTAGTCGCGACGTTTGACGTCGAACCCGCGGCTGGCGGCGTCTACTCGGCGTTCGCGGTCGGCTACCTCGAGCCGGAATCGGCGCCGGCCGACGCGCCGTTCGACCTCGAGGTCGTGGTGGACCACGAGAGCGAGGAGAACTGA
- a CDS encoding amidohydrolase, with product MSTDDLVSLRRDLHRKPEPAWCEFYTTARIVDELESRLGDELAALHVGPEAIAGDERLAVPDETELTGWYERARSAGIDEDVLESLEGGYTGAVAVLERGEGPTVGLRVDIDGLPRAESDDPEHVPAAEGFRSEHEGAMHACGHDAHATIGIGVLERIAESDFSGTLKVFFQPAEEVVGGGKSMAKSEHIDDIDALLAIHIGLDHPTGEIVAGIDGFLAVRHIEATFTGESAHAGGHPEQGRNAVQAMATAVQNLYGIPRHNDGRTRVNAGVVEGGTAANVIPEEARILAEVRGETTALMEYVDDHARRVVRSAAEMHACEVEFSVGAEAPSATSDQVLVDIVADVAGETPGVENVLERDELGGSEDATFLMRAVQENGGNACYVGIGTDHPGGHHTATFDVDEASIAHGVDVISGAIERIARDGA from the coding sequence ATGAGCACGGACGACCTCGTCTCGTTGCGGCGCGACCTCCATCGGAAACCCGAGCCCGCCTGGTGCGAGTTCTACACGACCGCGCGAATCGTTGACGAACTCGAGTCGCGTCTCGGCGACGAGTTGGCCGCACTGCACGTCGGTCCGGAAGCCATCGCCGGCGACGAGCGACTGGCCGTTCCCGACGAGACCGAACTGACCGGGTGGTACGAGCGCGCGCGGTCGGCCGGCATCGACGAGGACGTCCTCGAATCCCTCGAGGGGGGCTACACGGGCGCCGTCGCGGTCCTCGAGCGCGGTGAGGGGCCGACCGTCGGCCTCCGCGTCGACATCGACGGCCTCCCGCGCGCCGAGAGCGACGACCCCGAGCACGTCCCCGCCGCGGAGGGATTCCGTTCCGAGCACGAGGGCGCGATGCACGCCTGCGGCCACGACGCCCACGCGACCATCGGCATCGGCGTCCTCGAGCGCATCGCGGAGAGCGATTTTTCCGGGACGCTGAAGGTGTTCTTCCAACCCGCGGAGGAGGTCGTCGGCGGCGGGAAGTCGATGGCCAAGAGCGAGCACATCGACGATATCGACGCCCTGCTCGCGATCCACATCGGGCTGGACCACCCGACCGGCGAGATCGTCGCCGGTATCGACGGCTTCCTGGCCGTCCGCCACATCGAGGCGACGTTCACCGGCGAGTCGGCCCACGCGGGCGGCCACCCCGAGCAGGGACGCAACGCCGTGCAGGCGATGGCGACCGCAGTGCAAAATCTCTACGGGATCCCGCGACACAACGACGGGAGGACCCGGGTGAACGCCGGCGTCGTCGAGGGCGGGACCGCCGCCAACGTCATCCCGGAGGAGGCGCGCATCCTCGCGGAGGTCCGGGGCGAGACCACCGCCCTGATGGAGTACGTGGACGACCACGCGCGCCGGGTCGTCCGCAGCGCCGCCGAGATGCACGCCTGCGAGGTCGAGTTCTCCGTCGGCGCGGAGGCGCCGAGCGCGACCAGCGATCAGGTACTCGTCGATATCGTCGCCGACGTCGCCGGCGAGACGCCGGGCGTCGAGAACGTCCTCGAGCGCGACGAACTCGGCGGCAGCGAGGACGCGACGTTTCTGATGCGGGCGGTCCAAGAGAACGGCGGGAACGCGTGTTACGTCGGCATCGGGACGGACCACCCCGGCGGCCACCACACCGCGACGTTCGACGTCGACGAGGCGAGTATCGCCCACGGCGTCGACGTGATTTCCGGCGCCATCGAACGAATTGCTCGTGACGGCGCCTGA